One part of the Salinivirga cyanobacteriivorans genome encodes these proteins:
- the leuS gene encoding leucine--tRNA ligase, with protein sequence MEYSFNKIEPKWQDYWRNHNTYKVEVDKSKPKFYVLDMFPYPSGAGLHVGHPLGYIASDIYARFKRQKGFNVLHPMGYDAYGLPAEQYAIQTGQHPAITTENNIKRYREQLDKIGFSFDWNREVRTCDPDYYKWTQWAFIQMFQHWFNEQTQKAEPIDTLIAEFNESGNHKVKASASPVDSFTAEKWKTMTEKEQQEILLSYRIAYLADTVVNWCPELGTVLANDEVKDGVSVRGGHPVVQKTMRQWSLRVSAYAERLLQGLEKVDWSDSLKEIQRNWIGKSTGAAVDFKIDGHDHSLEIFTTRPDTLYGATFMVLAPEHDLVREIAASDKKQEVEDYIKWALNRNERERIADAKSITGVFTGAYGINPITNEKIPIWIADYVLMGYGTGAIMAVPAHDSRDFAFAKHFGLSIKQVVVGHNDSESDPANWDDSYDAKEGKLINSDIINGLDVPEAITKITDHIQRSGIGKKQTNYKLRDAIFSRQRYWGEPFPVYYKNDMPYVLEEDKLPLELPEVDKYLPTEDGQPPLGRAQNWTTEEGYPLELNTMPGFAGSSAYYIRYMDPHNNEALVSKEANSYWQDVDLYIGGTEHATGHLIYSRFWNKFLFDIGIVEKEEPYKKLINQGMIQGRSNFVYRIKGENKFVSYSLRKQYDVTPIHVDVNIVDNDVLDVDAFRKWRPEFKDAEFILEDGKYVCGYAVEKMSKSMFNVVNPDDIIAHYGADTLRLYEMFLGPVEQSKPWDTKGIDGVHRFLKKFWRLYFEGDKLLLNDEAPNEKELKILHKTIHKIEHDIERFSYNTAISAFMICVNDLADLKCHKRAILKPLTVMLSPFAPHIAEELWQISGHESTIVDAEFPAYDEQYLKEDEIEYPVSFNGKTRFKLSLPADASKDEIEKTVLDHEKSQKYLDGKTPRKVIIVPKRIINIVV encoded by the coding sequence ATGGAATACTCTTTTAATAAGATAGAGCCTAAATGGCAGGACTACTGGCGTAACCACAACACCTACAAGGTTGAAGTTGACAAAAGTAAACCTAAGTTTTACGTGCTCGATATGTTCCCCTATCCATCAGGAGCCGGACTACATGTGGGGCATCCTTTGGGATATATCGCATCTGACATTTATGCCCGCTTTAAAAGGCAAAAAGGATTCAATGTATTGCATCCAATGGGCTACGATGCTTATGGTTTGCCGGCAGAACAATATGCCATCCAAACCGGACAACATCCTGCCATCACAACCGAAAACAACATTAAGCGGTACCGTGAGCAACTTGACAAAATAGGTTTTTCATTTGATTGGAATCGTGAAGTGCGCACCTGTGATCCCGACTATTACAAATGGACACAATGGGCATTTATACAAATGTTTCAACATTGGTTCAACGAACAAACCCAAAAAGCTGAACCAATAGACACACTTATCGCAGAATTTAATGAGTCTGGCAACCACAAAGTTAAAGCCTCAGCTTCTCCCGTCGATAGTTTTACGGCTGAAAAGTGGAAAACCATGACTGAAAAGGAGCAGCAGGAGATTTTATTAAGCTACAGAATAGCCTACCTGGCAGACACCGTGGTAAACTGGTGCCCTGAGCTTGGTACTGTTTTAGCCAACGATGAAGTTAAAGATGGTGTATCGGTACGTGGCGGACATCCGGTAGTGCAAAAAACCATGCGCCAGTGGTCATTGAGAGTTTCAGCCTATGCAGAACGATTATTACAGGGACTGGAAAAAGTTGACTGGAGCGACTCTTTAAAAGAGATTCAACGCAATTGGATTGGCAAAAGTACGGGTGCAGCAGTAGACTTCAAAATAGATGGGCACGACCATAGCCTGGAAATTTTCACTACCCGCCCCGACACACTTTACGGAGCCACTTTTATGGTGCTCGCTCCTGAACATGACCTGGTGCGTGAAATAGCTGCTTCAGATAAAAAACAGGAAGTTGAAGATTACATAAAATGGGCACTTAACCGTAATGAACGCGAGCGCATTGCCGATGCAAAAAGCATCACCGGAGTTTTCACTGGTGCCTATGGCATTAACCCAATTACGAATGAAAAAATTCCGATCTGGATTGCTGACTACGTTTTGATGGGATATGGTACAGGAGCCATAATGGCTGTACCGGCACACGACAGCCGCGACTTTGCATTTGCCAAACACTTCGGACTATCGATTAAACAGGTTGTGGTAGGCCATAACGACAGTGAATCGGACCCGGCAAACTGGGATGACTCCTATGATGCCAAAGAGGGTAAACTCATCAATTCAGACATCATCAACGGGCTTGATGTACCTGAAGCAATCACTAAAATAACTGATCACATACAAAGATCCGGAATTGGTAAGAAGCAAACCAATTACAAACTGCGCGATGCAATCTTCAGCCGCCAGCGTTATTGGGGTGAACCCTTCCCGGTGTACTACAAAAACGACATGCCCTATGTACTCGAAGAAGATAAACTCCCGCTGGAGCTTCCGGAAGTAGACAAATACCTGCCAACAGAAGATGGTCAGCCACCTTTGGGCAGGGCACAAAACTGGACCACAGAAGAAGGATACCCGCTTGAACTCAATACGATGCCAGGCTTTGCAGGCTCATCGGCTTATTACATCCGTTACATGGACCCACACAACAACGAAGCCCTTGTTTCGAAAGAAGCAAACAGCTACTGGCAGGATGTAGATTTGTATATCGGCGGCACAGAGCACGCCACAGGTCACCTGATTTATTCGCGTTTCTGGAATAAGTTCCTTTTCGATATTGGCATTGTCGAGAAAGAGGAACCTTACAAAAAACTCATCAACCAGGGAATGATCCAGGGACGCTCAAACTTTGTTTATCGCATAAAAGGCGAAAACAAGTTTGTATCATACAGCCTTCGAAAACAATATGATGTAACGCCAATTCACGTAGATGTGAACATTGTGGATAATGATGTACTTGACGTGGATGCATTTCGCAAATGGCGACCCGAGTTTAAAGATGCCGAATTCATCCTGGAAGATGGTAAATATGTTTGCGGCTACGCGGTAGAAAAAATGTCGAAGTCGATGTTCAACGTTGTGAACCCCGACGATATAATTGCACATTATGGTGCAGATACACTGCGCCTGTACGAAATGTTCCTCGGGCCAGTTGAACAAAGCAAACCCTGGGATACAAAAGGTATTGACGGAGTGCACCGCTTTCTGAAAAAATTCTGGCGCCTCTATTTTGAAGGAGACAAGCTCCTGTTAAACGATGAGGCTCCAAATGAAAAAGAGCTAAAAATACTGCACAAAACCATACATAAAATCGAACACGACATAGAGCGGTTTTCTTATAATACGGCCATTAGTGCATTTATGATATGTGTAAATGATTTGGCAGACCTAAAGTGTCACAAACGCGCCATACTTAAACCATTGACCGTTATGCTCAGCCCGTTTGCACCGCATATAGCAGAAGAGCTATGGCAAATAAGCGGTCACGAAAGCACGATTGTCGATGCTGAATTTCCGGCCTATGATGAGCAATATCTAAAAGAGGACGAAATTGAGTACCCGGTTTCTTTTAACGGCAAAACCAGATTTAAACTGAGCTTACCTGCCGATGCCAGCAAAGATGAAATCGAAAAAACAGTACTCGACCACGAAAAATCGCAAAAATACCTTGATGGTAAAACCCCCAGGAAGGTCATTATTGTGCCCAAAAGAATTATCAATATTGTAGTTTAA
- a CDS encoding YitT family protein, which translates to MFRAFPLRTTKQDVLKEMRRWVIMTFGLFINAFAWTAFLIPSKIIGGGLSGISTIIFYMTGIPVGVVYLIINILLVLIAIKILGASFGVKTIFSVLVLGGFLSLLQGLIKEPLVDDIFLSAVLGGLLAGAGIGIVFNQGGSTGGTDIFAMIINKYRNISPGRLILYFDVVIISSSYFVFDSVERLVYGFVTMAIVAWSIDMIMAGNRQSTQIFIFSKYYEEISKELNEHINRGMTLLDAQGWYSREPGKIVLVVTRKHEMPHVLRIIKSIDPDAFISVASVMGTYGKGFENIRG; encoded by the coding sequence ATGTTCAGGGCGTTCCCATTACGAACCACAAAGCAGGATGTATTAAAAGAAATGCGCAGGTGGGTGATTATGACCTTTGGCCTTTTCATTAATGCCTTTGCATGGACTGCATTTCTTATTCCATCTAAGATTATTGGTGGTGGACTGAGCGGTATCTCCACGATCATTTTTTACATGACAGGTATACCCGTGGGTGTGGTTTATTTAATCATCAATATTTTGTTGGTTTTAATTGCCATCAAAATTCTGGGAGCCAGTTTTGGTGTAAAAACCATATTTAGTGTTCTGGTATTGGGTGGATTTCTTTCGCTTTTGCAAGGACTTATTAAAGAGCCCCTTGTAGATGACATTTTCCTTTCAGCAGTACTCGGCGGACTATTGGCCGGTGCCGGAATTGGAATTGTTTTTAATCAGGGCGGAAGCACCGGCGGAACTGACATTTTTGCCATGATCATTAACAAATACCGAAACATTAGCCCCGGCAGACTAATTTTATATTTCGACGTTGTCATTATCTCTTCCAGTTACTTTGTATTCGACTCTGTCGAACGTTTGGTTTATGGTTTTGTTACAATGGCAATTGTGGCCTGGTCTATCGACATGATTATGGCCGGTAACAGGCAATCGACGCAAATCTTCATTTTTTCAAAATATTACGAAGAAATATCAAAAGAACTTAACGAACACATCAACCGTGGCATGACACTCCTTGATGCGCAGGGATGGTATTCACGCGAACCCGGCAAAATTGTACTGGTTGTGACACGGAAGCATGAAATGCCTCACGTACTCAGAATTATAAAATCCATTGATCCTGATGCCTTTATTTCTGTTGCATCTGTAATGGGAACTTATGGCAAAGGATTTGAAAACATACGTGGATAA
- a CDS encoding thioesterase family protein — MELNIPESLIYEIKQTVASEHTAKAYGSGLAEVYATPAMIALMENAAYKSIEEFLPEGYSSVGMEINMQHLKATLPGKEVKAISKVTDVDGRKVTFEIKVFENEELAGSATHRRFVINSQRFMEKLNS; from the coding sequence ATGGAACTCAATATACCCGAAAGTCTGATTTACGAGATTAAGCAAACGGTAGCTTCAGAGCATACTGCCAAAGCTTATGGTAGTGGTCTGGCAGAAGTTTATGCCACACCAGCCATGATTGCATTGATGGAAAATGCAGCTTACAAAAGCATCGAAGAGTTTTTGCCCGAAGGCTACTCATCTGTAGGCATGGAAATTAACATGCAGCACCTTAAAGCAACTCTGCCGGGCAAAGAGGTCAAAGCCATATCGAAAGTCACCGACGTAGATGGCCGCAAGGTAACCTTTGAAATTAAAGTTTTTGAGAACGAAGAACTGGCAGGTTCGGCAACACACCGTCGCTTTGTGATCAACAGCCAAAGGTTTATGGAGAAGCTAAACAGTTAA
- a CDS encoding DNA/RNA non-specific endonuclease yields the protein MMVRINKVRFGLMILIAGLLYTACGYTGSGNLELPAAAEGRSVVSHSGYTFQYNESTEQADWVAYELTRDELNGVVERTNNFKPDPNVSTGTATDEDYYKSGYDRGHLAPAADMTWSEQAMTESFYYSNMSPQHASFNRGIWRQLEGRTRKWAAAFERLLIVAGPLFLENSTVIGPNEVNIPSHYFKVLLVFNDFVKEGVAFILPNKKREADLFSYAVTIDSVEQATGIDFYAALPNRDERKIESTLNREFWQKALD from the coding sequence ATGATGGTTAGAATCAATAAGGTACGTTTTGGGTTGATGATTTTGATAGCCGGCTTGCTCTATACAGCTTGTGGATACACCGGCTCAGGGAATCTTGAGCTACCAGCTGCAGCTGAAGGGAGGTCTGTTGTTTCGCATTCAGGTTACACTTTTCAGTATAATGAGTCAACCGAACAGGCCGATTGGGTTGCCTATGAGCTCACACGCGATGAATTGAATGGGGTTGTTGAACGTACCAATAATTTTAAACCCGATCCCAATGTATCAACAGGCACAGCAACGGATGAGGATTATTATAAATCAGGTTATGACCGCGGACATTTAGCTCCTGCAGCAGATATGACCTGGAGTGAGCAGGCCATGACAGAAAGCTTTTACTATAGCAATATGTCTCCCCAGCATGCTTCGTTTAACAGAGGTATATGGAGGCAGCTTGAGGGTCGCACAAGAAAATGGGCTGCTGCATTTGAGCGCTTGCTTATTGTAGCGGGGCCGCTTTTTCTGGAAAATTCAACAGTTATTGGACCCAATGAAGTTAATATCCCTTCTCATTATTTTAAGGTTTTATTGGTTTTTAATGATTTTGTAAAAGAGGGTGTTGCTTTTATTTTACCCAATAAAAAGAGAGAAGCCGATTTGTTCAGCTATGCTGTTACTATTGACAGCGTGGAGCAGGCAACCGGTATTGATTTTTATGCTGCATTGCCCAATCGTGACGAACGGAAAATAGAAAGTACCTTGAATCGTGAATTTTGGCAAAAAGCCCTGGATTAA
- a CDS encoding transporter substrate-binding domain-containing protein encodes MKKIISIIVIILAGAVLVSAKTDKSNDTLVIGYYPSAPFIIENGDNLDGISIWLWESIQRETGYPYKLKKMTLDEVIKGLAQDKIDMTLNPLTINSIRSEVMDFSPPYYISNSSVMVNSVSSFEKGLQFISSFFSLNFLRAIGALFLVVFIFGTLAWIFEHRKNPEEFKPGIKGLWSGIWWSAVTMTTVGYGDKSPRTSGGRVIALIWMFAAIIIISGFTASIASSLTVNQLSWNQNKIKDFKEKRIAVIDNSATQVFLEQRFFKELYPYQSLKACVKALEKGEVDAVSHDVPQLTYISGLDSLDRFDVLPIRYNPQLYAFGFTEKMSENKKEIIGNELLKIIESTDWRILLSEYNLEQE; translated from the coding sequence ATGAAGAAAATTATTTCTATAATTGTAATCATATTGGCGGGTGCCGTCCTGGTTTCAGCCAAAACAGATAAATCCAATGATACGCTGGTAATAGGCTATTACCCGTCAGCTCCATTTATTATTGAAAATGGCGACAATCTTGATGGCATAAGTATTTGGTTATGGGAAAGTATTCAGCGGGAGACAGGATATCCTTACAAATTAAAAAAAATGACGCTTGATGAGGTAATTAAAGGCCTTGCGCAAGACAAAATAGATATGACTTTAAATCCACTTACGATTAATAGTATACGAAGTGAAGTAATGGATTTTTCACCTCCTTATTATATTTCCAATTCATCGGTAATGGTGAATTCTGTGAGCTCTTTCGAGAAGGGATTGCAATTTATCAGTTCATTTTTTTCATTGAATTTCTTGAGGGCTATAGGCGCATTGTTTTTAGTGGTTTTTATTTTTGGCACCCTGGCCTGGATTTTTGAACATCGCAAAAATCCTGAAGAATTTAAACCCGGGATCAAAGGCTTGTGGAGTGGTATTTGGTGGTCGGCCGTTACAATGACTACCGTGGGATATGGCGATAAATCACCACGTACCAGCGGCGGTAGAGTAATTGCTCTGATATGGATGTTTGCTGCCATTATCATTATCTCTGGTTTCACGGCTTCTATTGCATCTTCACTAACGGTGAATCAACTTAGCTGGAATCAGAATAAAATAAAAGATTTTAAAGAAAAAAGAATTGCGGTAATTGATAACTCTGCTACTCAAGTGTTCTTAGAACAACGTTTTTTTAAAGAGTTATACCCTTATCAAAGCCTTAAAGCTTGTGTAAAAGCCCTTGAAAAAGGAGAAGTGGACGCTGTATCTCACGATGTTCCACAGCTTACTTATATTTCCGGGTTAGATTCACTTGACCGTTTTGATGTATTGCCGATTCGCTATAATCCTCAACTTTACGCTTTTGGTTTCACAGAAAAGATGTCTGAAAACAAAAAGGAAATCATAGGCAATGAACTGCTTAAAATTATAGAAAGTACTGATTGGCGGATCTTGCTTAGTGAGTATAACCTAGAACAGGAATAA
- a CDS encoding PAS domain S-box protein, with translation MAREKYTYLTAQRISGKNTVGLDVNSLVGHDRFLSAEALTTIESMINMLQAIDRSAAYVIVHSNSTEGFVIDIAFLPDDKRLKNGFNHHQLQGKRCFVHNVVEDFFRPEFRKVEGLRGLSCETFQSFVKWFENERSKALLYSAKVAEKDGFWVGLISLSAEISEKQLSLSKSAMESFRALIQSHLNSYNADKHIGGNKELYDKVLNNTTEGIIVIQNERIVWGNIATQKILGYPENDYSDSLYTMIVPEDVPIVKKRYKEIIHGETIESFDIRIVNQKQEQLWLLVNGTIINYYGQPAVLAFLQDITMRKKAEEALKLSESRYRMLVNKSTDIFVEIDEDGNQLFISPAAEKLTGFTLEELQRPFNEVIHPDDIDEVLKHWKIALENPDQTHRIEYRHIHKTRGYIWVEAHGQSFLHDPDIRRVFTFVRDISDRKELELEVQEQQELYEMITTSVSDVIWIYNLAQMKFTYISPSVERLRGYTVEEAMAQTLFESLTPESIDLVKERIEEGLKTLEKNPRALIESTEELQQPCKDGSLVWIEVSTSVRVNKKGEHEILGVSRNIQDRKMAAKALFESKERYRKLIQNMEEGVLLINKKGEIVSSNEAAERILNIKPLTGKDIAHFRNMVVYEDGAPYSLDKYPLKSVLETEGAGNNSILGVRLPDGVTWLKIHSDTFDLGDSNDLHVLATFTDISNLKQKNQKLKESNATKDKFISIMAHDLKSSFNVIMGYTELLKETSLEHGIASVEEMASLTHNSAIHTLGLLNNLLDWSRAQTDHIKFDPEIIDLDRLLDSVLIMQNDIAQKKSVSLLVDIKACKKAYADKNMMSTILRNIISNAIKFTNAGGTVRIVCDKIGAALQLRVEDNGVGMDKEKVQYLFSAEDVSFTPGTDGEMGTGLGLNVSKEFVGYHQGRIYADSEIGKGTTIYVEIPMPDVF, from the coding sequence ATGGCTAGAGAAAAATATACATATTTAACTGCGCAAAGAATTAGTGGCAAGAATACTGTTGGCCTGGATGTAAATTCTCTTGTTGGCCATGATCGTTTTTTGTCCGCTGAAGCTTTAACCACTATCGAATCAATGATCAATATGCTTCAGGCTATTGACCGTAGCGCAGCATACGTTATTGTTCACTCTAACAGCACAGAAGGTTTTGTAATCGATATAGCTTTTTTGCCAGATGATAAAAGATTGAAAAATGGTTTTAACCATCATCAATTACAAGGTAAAAGATGTTTCGTGCATAATGTGGTGGAAGATTTTTTCAGACCGGAATTTAGAAAAGTTGAGGGGTTGAGAGGTTTGAGTTGTGAAACTTTCCAGTCGTTTGTGAAATGGTTTGAAAATGAGCGATCTAAAGCTTTGTTGTATAGCGCAAAAGTAGCCGAAAAGGATGGTTTCTGGGTAGGTTTAATAAGCCTGTCAGCTGAAATTTCTGAAAAGCAGTTAAGCTTATCAAAAAGTGCTATGGAAAGTTTTCGGGCATTGATTCAATCCCATTTGAACAGCTACAATGCGGATAAGCACATTGGCGGAAACAAAGAGCTTTATGATAAGGTGCTGAATAATACAACTGAGGGTATAATTGTTATACAAAATGAAAGAATTGTATGGGGGAACATCGCAACACAAAAAATATTAGGTTATCCGGAAAATGACTATTCCGATTCACTCTACACCATGATTGTTCCTGAAGATGTTCCAATAGTCAAAAAACGTTACAAAGAAATTATACACGGGGAAACTATTGAAAGCTTTGATATCCGAATTGTCAACCAAAAGCAGGAGCAGCTATGGCTTTTAGTAAACGGGACTATCATAAATTATTATGGACAGCCAGCTGTATTGGCGTTTTTGCAGGATATTACCATGCGCAAAAAAGCAGAAGAAGCGCTAAAATTGTCGGAATCACGTTATCGCATGCTGGTAAATAAGTCTACCGATATATTTGTAGAAATTGATGAGGATGGTAACCAATTATTTATAAGTCCGGCGGCGGAGAAGCTTACAGGTTTTACGCTGGAAGAACTACAACGGCCTTTCAATGAGGTTATTCATCCCGATGATATTGATGAGGTTTTAAAACATTGGAAGATTGCCCTTGAAAATCCGGACCAAACACATCGGATCGAATACCGGCATATACATAAAACCAGGGGGTATATTTGGGTAGAAGCCCATGGACAAAGTTTTTTACATGACCCTGATATTAGACGTGTGTTTACTTTTGTCCGGGATATTTCTGATAGAAAAGAGCTGGAGTTAGAGGTGCAAGAGCAACAGGAGCTTTATGAGATGATTACAACCAGTGTCAGTGATGTTATTTGGATTTATAATCTTGCACAGATGAAGTTTACATATATCTCACCATCGGTAGAGCGACTGAGGGGGTATACGGTTGAAGAGGCTATGGCGCAAACACTTTTTGAGTCACTCACGCCAGAGTCCATAGATCTTGTGAAGGAGCGCATTGAAGAAGGTTTGAAAACTCTGGAGAAGAATCCAAGGGCGTTGATTGAATCAACCGAAGAACTTCAGCAACCATGTAAAGACGGCAGCCTGGTGTGGATTGAAGTGTCCACATCAGTGAGGGTTAATAAAAAAGGAGAGCACGAAATTCTGGGTGTGTCAAGAAATATTCAGGATAGAAAAATGGCAGCAAAGGCGCTGTTTGAGAGCAAAGAACGCTATCGTAAGTTGATACAAAATATGGAAGAGGGCGTGCTGCTGATTAATAAAAAAGGAGAAATTGTGTCATCAAATGAGGCAGCTGAGCGGATCCTGAATATTAAGCCTTTGACCGGGAAGGATATAGCGCATTTTCGAAATATGGTTGTTTATGAAGATGGGGCACCCTATTCCCTGGATAAGTACCCTCTGAAAAGTGTTCTGGAAACTGAAGGCGCTGGAAATAATTCCATATTGGGTGTGAGACTTCCCGACGGGGTTACCTGGCTGAAAATTCATTCCGATACATTTGATTTGGGTGATAGTAATGATTTGCATGTGCTGGCTACATTTACTGACATCAGTAATCTGAAACAAAAGAACCAGAAGCTTAAAGAATCTAATGCCACCAAAGATAAATTTATCTCCATAATGGCCCATGACCTGAAATCTTCTTTTAATGTAATAATGGGTTATACGGAGCTTCTTAAAGAAACCAGCCTTGAGCATGGTATAGCCTCTGTTGAAGAAATGGCCAGTCTTACACATAATTCAGCGATTCATACGCTGGGCTTGTTGAATAATTTACTTGATTGGTCCAGGGCACAAACAGATCATATCAAATTCGATCCTGAGATAATTGATCTCGACCGCCTGCTTGATAGTGTGCTGATTATGCAGAACGATATCGCTCAGAAAAAGTCTGTCAGTCTGTTGGTGGATATAAAAGCCTGCAAGAAAGCCTATGCTGATAAGAATATGATGAGTACTATTCTGCGAAATATCATTTCGAATGCAATTAAGTTTACCAATGCGGGTGGGACTGTCAGGATTGTTTGCGATAAAATAGGAGCCGCCTTGCAACTAAGGGTGGAGGATAATGGCGTGGGAATGGATAAAGAAAAAGTTCAGTATCTTTTCTCCGCTGAAGATGTTTCGTTTACACCCGGTACCGACGGTGAGATGGGGACAGGCCTGGGTCTCAATGTGAGTAAGGAGTTTGTTGGTTACCATCAAGGTCGAATATACGCAGATAGTGAAATAGGCAAGGGAACAACTATTTATGTAGAAATTCCCATGCCAGATGTATTTTAA
- a CDS encoding YgaP family membrane protein, with protein sequence MKKNMGSADRIIRVIIAAILVALYFMEVVTGTIGIILLVVAGIFLITSITGFCGLYPLFGIRTCPKESKNA encoded by the coding sequence ATGAAAAAAAATATGGGTTCAGCAGACCGGATTATCAGAGTGATAATCGCTGCAATTTTAGTGGCTTTATATTTCATGGAAGTCGTAACCGGAACAATCGGAATCATATTGTTAGTAGTCGCAGGTATTTTCCTGATAACCAGCATTACCGGATTCTGTGGACTTTACCCTCTGTTTGGAATTCGTACATGTCCAAAGGAATCTAAAAATGCATGA
- a CDS encoding peptidoglycan DD-metalloendopeptidase family protein, translated as MRKNLLKYIIFVLLGGGIITLLISSIPFQAQPNQKESKVLPVPPEPKPVIKYGIPVDSFTVVKGRIRRNENLSEILSDYKVSPQAIEQIAHEKEVFDVRKIRHGKNYSVFCREDTSAQYFVYEHTPIDYIKIDLSDSVKVSKGKKEVTTVRRIASGFIESNLWNAMLEYDIDPMMSIELSEIYAWSIDFFGLKKGDHFSVIYEEEYVDTVRVGIGKIHSALFNHRNKDFYAISFNQDSIESYFDSTGQSLRRTFLKAPLRYSRISSGFSYRRLHPVLKIYRPHTGIDYAAPTGTPVHTVGDGVVVKKKYTRQGGRIVKIKHNSVYTTAYLHLSRYGKGIKVGSHVKQGEIIGYVGASGLATGPHLDFRFWKNGQPINPLKVESPPVEPVKKVNLEEYKRIRDKMIEELKEADEKLHHSNPILAEHIIKKRAKDDEVMDLIARYEYRRKDIDYPKDSYSLPGNDEWTLQ; from the coding sequence ATGAGAAAAAATTTACTCAAGTACATAATTTTTGTTTTACTGGGCGGAGGCATAATTACGCTCCTTATTTCAAGCATACCTTTCCAGGCCCAGCCCAACCAGAAGGAGAGCAAAGTACTCCCTGTGCCACCGGAACCAAAGCCTGTGATTAAATATGGCATACCGGTCGATTCATTTACGGTTGTAAAGGGCAGAATCAGGAGAAATGAAAATTTGTCAGAAATTTTGTCAGATTATAAAGTTTCGCCCCAGGCCATTGAGCAAATCGCACATGAGAAAGAGGTATTCGATGTACGAAAAATCAGGCACGGAAAAAATTACAGCGTATTTTGCCGCGAGGACACTTCGGCACAATACTTTGTTTATGAGCACACGCCAATCGATTACATAAAAATTGACCTCAGTGATTCAGTGAAGGTATCGAAAGGTAAAAAGGAAGTTACTACTGTGCGTCGCATTGCAAGTGGTTTCATTGAAAGCAACCTGTGGAATGCAATGCTAGAATACGATATTGACCCCATGATGTCAATAGAATTATCGGAGATTTATGCATGGAGCATCGACTTTTTCGGGTTAAAAAAAGGCGATCACTTTTCTGTGATATATGAAGAAGAGTATGTCGATACGGTGCGCGTGGGAATTGGTAAAATTCACTCAGCTCTGTTCAACCACCGAAACAAAGATTTCTATGCCATCTCTTTCAATCAGGATAGCATAGAGAGTTATTTTGACTCTACCGGTCAGTCGTTACGTCGTACTTTTCTGAAAGCGCCACTGCGCTACAGTCGCATATCATCTGGCTTCAGCTACAGAAGGCTGCATCCGGTGCTGAAAATTTACAGGCCACACACAGGTATAGACTACGCAGCACCAACAGGAACTCCTGTGCATACCGTCGGTGATGGTGTTGTTGTAAAAAAGAAATACACACGCCAAGGCGGCAGAATTGTTAAAATTAAGCACAATAGTGTTTATACAACAGCTTATCTGCACCTTTCCCGTTATGGAAAAGGAATTAAGGTTGGATCACACGTGAAGCAAGGCGAAATAATTGGATATGTTGGCGCGAGTGGATTGGCCACAGGACCACACCTCGATTTCAGGTTCTGGAAAAACGGGCAGCCCATTAACCCACTCAAGGTAGAATCGCCGCCTGTTGAACCAGTAAAAAAGGTTAACCTGGAAGAATACAAGCGTATTAGAGACAAAATGATTGAAGAGCTGAAAGAAGCAGATGAAAAGCTCCACCACAGCAACCCCATATTGGCCGAGCACATTATAAAGAAAAGAGCAAAAGACGATGAAGTAATGGACCTGATTGCCCGTTACGAGTACCGCCGAAAAGATATTGACTACCCAAAGGACAGCTATTCATTGCCGGGCAATGATGAATGGACTTTACAATAA